The segment CGGAGGACCCGCAAGGCGTGCGCTGGGAAACCTTCCACACCTTTGGCGACGCCACCAGCTACACCGCGCCGAGCGCAGCGGATGGCTGTTGTGGTCCCTCCGCGACGGCAGCTGCCACCAGCTGCTGCGGTCCGTCCTCTTCGTCCTGCTGCTGATTTTTCCATGTCTTCTCCGTACAGAGTGCTGTTTCTCTGCACCGGCAACTCCGCGCGCAGCATCATGGCGGAGGCCTTGCTCAACGTGCTCGGCCAAGGGCGTTTCGAAGCCTTCAGCGCCGGCAGCTTTCCCGGCGGCAAGGTGCAGCCCTTCGCGGCCGAGATCGCGCGCGAACTCGGCTACCACGCGCCCCTGCGCAGCAAGAGTTGGGACGAGTTCGCACACGCGGACGCCATGCCGATCGACGCCGTGATCACGGTCTGCGACAACGCCGCGGGCGAAGTCTGCCCGATCTGGCCGGGCCATCCCGTCACCGCTCACTGGGGCGTGCCCGATCCGGTCGCCGTCGAAGGCAGCGATGAACAGCGCCGCCAGGCGTTCCACTCCGCCTGTGCGTTGCTACGCCAACGCGTCGAGCGTCTGCTGGCGCTGCCCGTCGATCGTCTGGGATCACACGAACTCCAACGTGAACTGCGTGCGATCGGCCATGAGCACTGACAACAGGACCGCTGCGCCGATCTCGCTGTTCGCGCGCTATCTCACGCTGTGGGTCGCGTTGTGCATCGTCGCCGGCATCGTGCTGGGACGATGGCTGCCCGGCGTGTTCGCAGCACTTTCGTCGCTGGAGACGCAACACATCAACCTGCCGGTCGCCGTGCTGGTGTGGGTGATGATCGTGCCCATGCTGCTGCGCATCGACCTTCGCCGGCTGGCCAGCGTGCGCGAACAGTGGCGCGGCGTCGGTGTCACCTTGCTGGTGAATTGGGCCATCAAGCCGTTCTCGATGGCGCTGCTGGGATGGCTGTTCGTGCGCCACGTGTTCGCGGCGTGGCTGCCTGCGGGCGAACACGACGCGTATATCGCCGGCCTGGTGCTGCTCGCCGCTGCCCCGTGCACGGCGATGGTTTTCGTATGGTCGCGCCTGTGCGGTGGCGATCCGCACTTCACGCTGGCGCAGGTCGCGCTGAACGACACCATCATGGTGCTGGCGTTCGCACCCATCGTCGGCCTGTTGCTCGGCATGGCATCCATCCACGTGCCGTGGGGCACGCTGCTGCTTTCCGTGCTCGCCTACATCGTGCTGCCGGTGGTGCTGGCGCAGGCGTGGCGCGCGAGCCTGATCCGGCGTGGGGGCGAGGCGGCGTTGCACGTAGTGCTGGCGCGTCTCGAACCCTGCTCGATGATGGCCCTGCTCGCCACGCTGGTGCTGCTGTTCGGTTTCCAGGGCGAAACGATCACGCAACAACCCCTGGTGATCGCTCTGCTGGCCGTGCCCATCATGATCCAGGTGTATCTCAACGCCGGCATTGCCTACGCACTGAGTCGCTGGCTTGGCGTGCCGCACTGCGTTGCAGGGCCTTCCGCCCTGATCGGGGCCAGCAACTTCTTCGAGTTGGCCGTCGCGGCGGCGATCAGCCTGTTCGGGCTGCGCTCCGGCGCGGCGCTTGCCACCGTGGTCGGCGTACTGGTGGAAGTGCCGGTGATGCTGTCGGTGGTGCGCCTGGTGAACGGCACGGCGACCTGGTTTGCCGCCGCGCCGCAACGCTCGCCGGAGCCGCATCCGCAAGTGGCCGAATAGCGACGCTATTTCGGCGCTGCGTCCAGGCTTTGCAGCAACTGCTGCGCATCGCTCGACTGCGGTGCGACCGCGAGCACGCGTTGGGCGTAATCGCGCGCCTTGTCGGCATGGCCGTCATCGCGCTCGACGCGGGCCAGCGAGAGGAGCAGCGACGGGTCATACGGCGACGATTGCAGCGCGCCCTCCCAGACCTTGCGCGCCTGCTCGCCCTGTCCCGCCGAATGCAGCGCCACGCCGTACACATAGGCGAAGCGCGCATTCGCCGGATCGGCGCGATGGGCACGCTCGAGCCAGCCGAGCGCTGCCGCCGCCTGGCCGCTACGCACCAGCGACAAGCCCTTGGCATGCAACAGGCTCGCGTTGTCGGGCGCAACCGCCAGGCCCTCGTCGATGGCTTTCTGGGCGTCGGCTTCGCGATCGAGCGAACGATACATGTCGCCAAGATTGATATAGGCCGGCACGAAATCCGGTTGCAGCTTCAATGCCTGGCGAAACGCCTGTTCCGCCTTCGTCGTCTCGCCACGCTCGACGTACACCAGGGCCAGGTCGTAATGGGATTCCGGACGATCCGCGATCGCTTGCTGTGATGCCACGAAAGTGCCGAACGCACGGTCGCGCGCCGCACGCTGGTTCGCATCCAGCTCGGCATCAGGCACGCCGGCGAGCACGCGGCCGGCCTTGATGCGCACATCCAGCACGGGATCGTCCGCCAACGCTGCCGCCATCGGACCGCGTACGCGGCTGGGAAAGGCGACGAGCGCTTCGAGCGCGGCCTTGCGCATCAGCGGATCGGCATCCGCCAGCGCCGCCTGCAGCGTGGACACGGCCGCGGGGCTGGCGAAATGCGCCAGTTCACCGATCGCGGTGGCGCGTGCGATCACCGGCGAGGTCGTGTCCCTTGCCAGATCCATCAACAGGCTGGCCGCGTTCGGCTTGCCATGCCGGCCCGCGTCCAGCGCCTCGACGTAATGCTGAAAGCCCTTGCGCTCGGGACCGTGCGCCTTCTCGATGGCGTCGGCAGCCCACTGCGCGCCCTTGTCGGCGTGGCAGTTGGCGCACGCGTTGGGAACGCCGAACTTCACCGTGAGGTCGGGTCGCGGCACGCGGATCGAATGATCCGGCCGCGCATTGATCACCATGTAGTTCTTCGCGGGCATGTGGCAGGCCACGCACTGGGAGCCGGCGCCGCCATCCTTGTGCATGTGGTGCGCGGTGGTGTCGTACACCTTGGGCGAATGGCAGCTCTCGCACAGCGCATTGCCCTGCGCACGCACCTTGGCGGTATGCGGATCGTGGCAGTCGCTGCAGGTCACGCCCTTGGCGTACATGCGGCTCTGCAGGAACGATGCGTACACGTAGACCTCGTCGAGCTGCTGGCCATCCGCGTGATAGCGGCCTGCCGCCAGCAGGATCGGATCGTGCGTATCCATCAATCGGCCGGTGGGCGCGCTGTCCTTGGCGATGATGTTGCGCCGCGCGTGGCAGACCGCGCAGGTTTCCACCTCGCGATGCGTTGCCAAGGGTGTGCTCCGCACCGGGTTGCCAGTGGCGGCGTTGGGCATCCACTGCATGCCCTTGCGTTCGTCGAGCGCAATGGCGAGGCCCTTGCTGGCGTCGGCCTGCTTCTGCGCGTCGCTCCATTTTGCCCATTCGACATGGCGCGAGCCGGGACCATGGCACGCCTCGCAGGCCACGTTGATGTCGCTCCAGGTGGTCTTGAAGGTGTTGCTGGCTACGTCGTAATGGCGCTGCACGTTGGTCGAATGGCAGTCCGCGCACATGTAGTTCCAGTTCTGGTTCAGGCGCGTCCAGTGCAGCGTATCGTGCGCATCGATGTGCTCGCCGGGATACAGGTTGAACCAGCGCTGCCCGCCTTCGGCGGCAGGCCGTGCATCCCAGGAGGCACGCAAGGCCTGCATGCGTCCATCCGGAAAGGCCACGAGATACTGCTGCAACGGATAGACGCCGAACGTGTACTTCACCTCGAACTCGCCGGGCTTGCCGTCAGGTCCATCGGTCTTAACGACGAAGGCCTGGTCGCGCTTGAAGAAGCTGGCCTGGCTGCCGTCCTGCTTGAGGGTGGCGTTGTCGAAATGCCCCAGCACGCTGTGCTCATCCGCGACCTGCATGGCGAGCGCGTGATGGGACTGCTGCCACGCGGCGGCTTCCTTCGCGTGGCACGACGCACAGGCCTGCGCACCCACGTAGTGCGCGACCGGCTTGGTCGGCGTGGGCGGTGCAGATGCTGTGGATGAGGCGAGCGGCGCGCGGTGTTCCGGCGTCGGCGCGCGCAGCCACCATGCACCCAGCGCCACGAGTACCAGCAGCCCGACGACGAAAGGCAGCCACCACCACCGGCCCGACGCGTGGGTGGACGACGAAGGCGGCGCGGAAGGCGGAGGCGTGGCGGGCGTCGAGCGTCGTTGCTGGCGCTTCCTGGAACGGCCCATGCCTTGCTCCCCCGTTTCGCCCTTGGATGCGGCGCATCCATGCGCGCCGACCGACACCGTACCGAGGCATGGTAGCGAGCCCAAGCGATGAGTTCGTGAAGATCAGTGCCTCAGGCCGGATTCAAGGGCGGCAGCACGATGCCGCGCCGACGTTGGCGTCGCTCGTGTCGCCAGCGCTTTCGCGCGGCTGCCAGACCATCGACCAGCGCCTGTGCCGACCACGTCCCCGCGGTCGTTCCATAAAGCGCGCCATCGAGCGCCGTCCACTGCGCCTTGAGTGATGCATCGCCATAACGCTGGCACCAGGCTTCGACCGACGACGGTGCGCCCTCCTGCGCGCTGCGACGCGCCCAGGCATCGGCGACCGTGTGCAGCGTTGCGGCGGACGTGGCGTGGTGCTGGCGGCGCAGCGCCGCGAACGCGGCTGCCTCCGAATGCCGGCGCCGATAGCGCCATGCCCTGAACTGCTCGAGCTTTCGCTGCAGGCGGGCGCGGAACGTCCACACCGCCCATCCCGCCACCGCCAGCAGGATCAGCAGCATGCCCAGGTCGCTGGAGAAGAAACCGATCAACCTCGGCATCACGCCCTGCCCCGGCAAGGCGAAGCGCGGCCGCGTCGGCGCGCCCCACCACGCATGGAACTGCACCGCGGGCACTTCGCTCACCTTCCACGTGTACGTGCGGCTATCCAGCCAGCGCACGGTGATCGGCGGCAAGGTGTAGCGCCCGCGCTTCTGGATCACATAGCTCGCCGAGTCCACGCGACTGCCGCCCACGAAGCCACCCTGGTTGCCGATCACGTCGCGCGTGGCCGGCGGCGATGCGTATAGCCCGAGGCCGCGCACCGGTGCGAAGGTCACCGGCGGCAACATCATGGCCGGTGCGCCTTCGGCAGTGATTTCCACGCGTCGCGTGATGCTGTCCCCCACGTGCAGGCCGCTGTCTTCCGGCAGCACGGTCTGGGTGATCTTCACCGAGCTGGCGATCAGTGCTTCGGTCACGCCCTTGGGCAGCACCAAGGGCTGCACGCTCAACGTCAGCGGTGCGGTCGGCACGGTAACCGCAGTGGATTGAGGGCCGATGTGCGCCGTCACGTCGAACGAGGGAATCTCCACCTTGCCCGAGATCAGCGGCGTCACCAGATACGTGCGCGATACGCCCGACCAGGTGGCGCCGTCGATGCTGTCCACCACGTGCCCCGGCGTTTCGTCGGACAAGGCGAGATAGACGCCCTCCACGTGCGGCACGGGCAGCACCGGCGCATCGGTGAAGAAATCCGGCGTGAGCATGTCGACCACGATGCGCGCCGTCTCGCCTTCCACCAGCGCGCCCGCCGGCTCCTGGTGCACACGCACTTGCATGCGAGGCGCCGTTGGCGGCTCCTCCGCCCATGCCGCGCCGGCCAGCAGCAACAACGTGCAGGCGAGCCACGCCTTCATGCGCCGGGCTCCTTGATCACTTCCTTGGCTGGCGTGGTCGGCTGGCCCGGTGGCGGCGCGTTGTTCTCGATGTTGAACTTAGTGCGCAGGAAATCGGCGGGAGACACGTTGAGGTTGCGCATCCATACGTCCGATGGCACCTGTTGTGGACGCTTGCCCATCAGCTGGGTCTTGCCGGTGCCTTTCTTGCCTTCCTTGTCGAACTTCACCTTGTCCGGTTTGTTTTCGTCATCGTCGTCCTGGGGCGGCGTCTTTTCCTGCAGCGCGAGCAGCTTGTCCATCAGCTGCATGTTGGCCTGCGCCTGCGGAAACGGATGACGCATGCGCAGCGCCTGGTCGTAGGCGTCCTTCGCTTCCTCGTACTGCGTGAGCCGGGCGTAGCAATTGCCTTCCATGAATTTCGCCTCCGGCGTGGTCACGGTGGCGAACATCTTCTGCGCATCCTCGTAGCGCGCATGCTCGTACAGCGCCTGGCCTTTCCAGTACGGATCGACGAAGCGTTCCGACGCCTTGGCGAAGTCGCGATGCTCGTAATACCAGCGCCCCTGCTGGTCGGGCGTAAAGAACCAGTCCACCACCTTCCAGTCGCTGGCATGCGCCGGTGCCGGCACGCCTGCCAGGCCGAGCGCGCCGATCACCAACACCCAGCGCACCACCCAGCCGCGTCGGAACCACAGCAGCGCCAGCAGCACCAGGGGATAGCAGAGGTAATAGCCGTATTCCTTCCAGCGCACGGTGGAGGTGGTGTCCTTCATGATCGCCAGGTGATGCAGCGCCTCGCGCTGCACCCAGCGCATATCGTCGTCATTGGTGGTGATGCTGGCCAGCGGCACATGCGCCTTGTCGGAAAGCCGCTGCAAGGCTTCGTCGTCCAGCTTGGCCTCGGCCGGTGCGCCATCGCGGCCAAGGACCAGTGCGCCGGATGGCGCACGCAGCACGCCGCCCTTGGTCGTCCCCACCGCAAGCATCAGCACCTGCTGTCGCGAGTCCTCGTGATGCTCCATGAAGGCGCGGATCTGCGAATCGTCGAAGCCACTGGTGAAGAACACGATCGTGCCGGGATCGCTTTCCGCGTTGAGCATGCGATCGGCCAGCGTAAGCGCCGCGGCGGCGTTCTGTCCCTTTGGCGGCAACAGGTCGGTGGATAGTGCACCGAGGAACAGGTTCATCAAGCCGGGATCGTCGGTGGGCGGCAACACCATGTGCGCGGTGTTCGTATACACGATCAGCCCTACGCGACCGCCGGCGCGCAGCTTCATCAGGTCGCGCACCTTTTGCTTGGTGCGCTCCAGCCGCGTCGGCGACACGTCGATCGCATTCATGGCCGGCGAGAGGTCGATGGCGACCACCATCGGCGCGCGGTCCTCGGCGAACGGCGGCGGATCGAGCTCCCACGTGGGACCGGCACAGGCGACGCCGCCGATCACCAGCACGGCACACACGAGGTGGATGGGCCGCACGCGCCACTTCCCGTGATCGCCCACCACCAGATGCGGCAGCAGATGCGGCGCGATCATGCCCTTCCATCGCTGCAGTGGATCGTTGCGCCGCTGCCACCACCACAGCAACAACGGCCCCAGCGGCACCAGCAGCAGCCATAGCGGTCGGATGAAGTGGAAGCCCTGGTCCATGGCTCAGGCCTCAGTCGCGCCTGGCGCTGCATCGGCCCTCGCCGTGCGGCGCTGCCTGATCGGCGCCACCAGGCCC is part of the Dyella jiangningensis genome and harbors:
- a CDS encoding arsenate reductase ArsC, which translates into the protein MSSPYRVLFLCTGNSARSIMAEALLNVLGQGRFEAFSAGSFPGGKVQPFAAEIARELGYHAPLRSKSWDEFAHADAMPIDAVITVCDNAAGEVCPIWPGHPVTAHWGVPDPVAVEGSDEQRRQAFHSACALLRQRVERLLALPVDRLGSHELQRELRAIGHEH
- the arsB gene encoding ACR3 family arsenite efflux transporter, translating into MSTDNRTAAPISLFARYLTLWVALCIVAGIVLGRWLPGVFAALSSLETQHINLPVAVLVWVMIVPMLLRIDLRRLASVREQWRGVGVTLLVNWAIKPFSMALLGWLFVRHVFAAWLPAGEHDAYIAGLVLLAAAPCTAMVFVWSRLCGGDPHFTLAQVALNDTIMVLAFAPIVGLLLGMASIHVPWGTLLLSVLAYIVLPVVLAQAWRASLIRRGGEAALHVVLARLEPCSMMALLATLVLLFGFQGETITQQPLVIALLAVPIMIQVYLNAGIAYALSRWLGVPHCVAGPSALIGASNFFELAVAAAISLFGLRSGAALATVVGVLVEVPVMLSVVRLVNGTATWFAAAPQRSPEPHPQVAE
- a CDS encoding tetratricopeptide repeat protein; its protein translation is MGRSRKRQQRRSTPATPPPSAPPSSSTHASGRWWWLPFVVGLLVLVALGAWWLRAPTPEHRAPLASSTASAPPTPTKPVAHYVGAQACASCHAKEAAAWQQSHHALAMQVADEHSVLGHFDNATLKQDGSQASFFKRDQAFVVKTDGPDGKPGEFEVKYTFGVYPLQQYLVAFPDGRMQALRASWDARPAAEGGQRWFNLYPGEHIDAHDTLHWTRLNQNWNYMCADCHSTNVQRHYDVASNTFKTTWSDINVACEACHGPGSRHVEWAKWSDAQKQADASKGLAIALDERKGMQWMPNAATGNPVRSTPLATHREVETCAVCHARRNIIAKDSAPTGRLMDTHDPILLAAGRYHADGQQLDEVYVYASFLQSRMYAKGVTCSDCHDPHTAKVRAQGNALCESCHSPKVYDTTAHHMHKDGGAGSQCVACHMPAKNYMVINARPDHSIRVPRPDLTVKFGVPNACANCHADKGAQWAADAIEKAHGPERKGFQHYVEALDAGRHGKPNAASLLMDLARDTTSPVIARATAIGELAHFASPAAVSTLQAALADADPLMRKAALEALVAFPSRVRGPMAAALADDPVLDVRIKAGRVLAGVPDAELDANQRAARDRAFGTFVASQQAIADRPESHYDLALVYVERGETTKAEQAFRQALKLQPDFVPAYINLGDMYRSLDREADAQKAIDEGLAVAPDNASLLHAKGLSLVRSGQAAAALGWLERAHRADPANARFAYVYGVALHSAGQGEQARKVWEGALQSSPYDPSLLLSLARVERDDGHADKARDYAQRVLAVAPQSSDAQQLLQSLDAAPK
- a CDS encoding BatD family protein, producing MKAWLACTLLLLAGAAWAEEPPTAPRMQVRVHQEPAGALVEGETARIVVDMLTPDFFTDAPVLPVPHVEGVYLALSDETPGHVVDSIDGATWSGVSRTYLVTPLISGKVEIPSFDVTAHIGPQSTAVTVPTAPLTLSVQPLVLPKGVTEALIASSVKITQTVLPEDSGLHVGDSITRRVEITAEGAPAMMLPPVTFAPVRGLGLYASPPATRDVIGNQGGFVGGSRVDSASYVIQKRGRYTLPPITVRWLDSRTYTWKVSEVPAVQFHAWWGAPTRPRFALPGQGVMPRLIGFFSSDLGMLLILLAVAGWAVWTFRARLQRKLEQFRAWRYRRRHSEAAAFAALRRQHHATSAATLHTVADAWARRSAQEGAPSSVEAWCQRYGDASLKAQWTALDGALYGTTAGTWSAQALVDGLAAARKRWRHERRQRRRGIVLPPLNPA
- a CDS encoding VWA domain-containing protein — translated: MDQGFHFIRPLWLLLVPLGPLLLWWWQRRNDPLQRWKGMIAPHLLPHLVVGDHGKWRVRPIHLVCAVLVIGGVACAGPTWELDPPPFAEDRAPMVVAIDLSPAMNAIDVSPTRLERTKQKVRDLMKLRAGGRVGLIVYTNTAHMVLPPTDDPGLMNLFLGALSTDLLPPKGQNAAAALTLADRMLNAESDPGTIVFFTSGFDDSQIRAFMEHHEDSRQQVLMLAVGTTKGGVLRAPSGALVLGRDGAPAEAKLDDEALQRLSDKAHVPLASITTNDDDMRWVQREALHHLAIMKDTTSTVRWKEYGYYLCYPLVLLALLWFRRGWVVRWVLVIGALGLAGVPAPAHASDWKVVDWFFTPDQQGRWYYEHRDFAKASERFVDPYWKGQALYEHARYEDAQKMFATVTTPEAKFMEGNCYARLTQYEEAKDAYDQALRMRHPFPQAQANMQLMDKLLALQEKTPPQDDDDENKPDKVKFDKEGKKGTGKTQLMGKRPQQVPSDVWMRNLNVSPADFLRTKFNIENNAPPPGQPTTPAKEVIKEPGA